A single region of the bacterium genome encodes:
- a CDS encoding phosphodiester glycosidase family protein, with amino-acid sequence MKTKYIFFALLLAALATPIQCSAAPKSPYIWRQLRDGLQYATYSFDLSEGERTWIHAFRIDPAKYGLDVAMAANEKEGATIREMADRKGALVAINGGFFTPEHESIGLIISGKKQLRPLHNTSWWSVFYIADKKPAIATPKDFKDSGNVSMALQVGPRLTIGGSVPKLKEGLSARSAVGIDGQGMVVLLITSGHGISLKELAKRMGGRMFNGGFDCQDSMALDGGGSSQMYAKVGDFSLSLEGLAKVTNGIVVLPRK; translated from the coding sequence ATGAAAACAAAATATATTTTCTTCGCGCTCTTGCTGGCGGCCCTGGCTACGCCGATCCAGTGCAGCGCCGCGCCGAAATCCCCCTACATCTGGAGGCAGCTCAGGGACGGGCTGCAGTACGCGACCTACTCGTTCGACCTGTCCGAAGGCGAACGCACCTGGATACACGCCTTCAGGATCGATCCGGCGAAATACGGACTGGACGTGGCCATGGCGGCCAACGAGAAGGAAGGCGCCACAATCCGGGAGATGGCCGACAGGAAAGGCGCGCTCGTAGCGATCAACGGCGGCTTCTTCACGCCGGAGCACGAGTCCATCGGCCTCATCATCAGCGGCAAAAAACAGCTGAGGCCCCTGCACAACACGAGCTGGTGGAGCGTCTTCTATATCGCGGACAAAAAGCCGGCCATCGCGACGCCGAAGGATTTCAAGGACAGCGGCAACGTCTCGATGGCGCTGCAGGTGGGCCCGAGGCTCACGATAGGCGGCAGCGTCCCCAAGCTCAAGGAAGGGCTATCGGCGCGCTCCGCCGTCGGCATCGACGGGCAGGGCATGGTCGTGCTCCTCATCACCTCGGGCCACGGCATCTCGCTCAAGGAGCTCGCAAAGCGCATGGGTGGGCGCATGTTCAACGGCGGTTTCGACTGCCAGGACTCGATGGCGCTCGACGGCGGGGGTTCCTCGCAGATGTACGCCAAGGTCGGCGACTTCAGCCTCTCTCTCGAGGGGCTCGCCAAGGTGACGAACGGAATCGTGGTGCTTCCAAGGAAGTAA
- a CDS encoding efflux RND transporter periplasmic adaptor subunit has product MKSAILITLAAVIIVAFSCSNERGGFLSNLLRGEASGIPVTVETVATEDKANISQIPATLSASEKADISLPEDAVIESFAVAEGQAVNAGEVIARISEEEFAVRLARMRADLREIRNKAEKDSYILRNRDRLLDEGRIDQEQYDEVEKEVADDEAEIERIQADIGRAETNIGEPGITSPISGVLVKRLVTAGSMAAAGSPIATVKRMDPALVEFRIGQEMSGDIKAGSRLNVVFPSLGDRREQATVTAIDTKIDPSDNKLIVRASIPNPAAIYKEGMTAAVEMTGDTTRRVHLVPESSIIRETRGYFVFTVVNGKAHKVQVIPEQTRGSLVEIARGLADDDMVIVSGHDRIKEGTAVDIWGR; this is encoded by the coding sequence ATGAAATCAGCCATCTTAATCACCCTGGCCGCCGTGATCATCGTGGCCTTCAGCTGCTCGAACGAGCGGGGCGGATTCCTGTCAAATCTTCTGAGGGGCGAGGCCTCCGGGATACCGGTCACGGTCGAAACCGTGGCGACGGAGGACAAGGCGAACATCTCCCAGATCCCGGCTACGCTCTCAGCCTCTGAAAAAGCGGACATATCCCTGCCCGAGGATGCGGTCATCGAGTCCTTCGCGGTTGCCGAGGGACAGGCGGTGAACGCGGGCGAAGTCATCGCGAGGATCTCGGAGGAGGAGTTTGCGGTGAGGCTGGCGAGGATGAGGGCCGACCTCAGGGAGATCCGCAACAAGGCCGAGAAGGACAGCTACATCCTGCGAAACCGCGACAGGCTCCTCGACGAGGGACGCATAGACCAGGAGCAGTACGATGAGGTCGAAAAAGAGGTCGCGGACGACGAAGCGGAGATCGAGAGGATACAGGCCGATATCGGCCGGGCGGAGACGAACATCGGGGAGCCCGGCATCACGAGCCCGATAAGCGGAGTGCTCGTGAAGAGGCTGGTCACGGCCGGCTCCATGGCGGCGGCGGGCAGTCCGATCGCCACGGTGAAGCGGATGGACCCGGCGCTCGTGGAGTTCAGGATAGGACAGGAGATGTCCGGCGACATAAAGGCCGGCTCACGGCTAAACGTCGTGTTCCCGTCGCTCGGCGACAGGAGGGAACAGGCGACCGTGACGGCGATCGACACGAAGATCGACCCATCGGACAACAAACTCATCGTGCGCGCCTCCATCCCCAACCCCGCGGCAATCTACAAGGAGGGGATGACGGCGGCCGTGGAGATGACGGGCGACACCACGCGCCGCGTCCACCTCGTACCCGAGAGCTCCATCATCAGGGAGACACGAGGATATTTCGTCTTCACGGTCGTGAACGGCAAGGCGCACAAGGTTCAGGTCATACCCGAACAGACGCGCGGCAGCCTCGTCGAGATAGCGAGAGGGCTTGCGGACGACGACATGGTCATAGTCAGCGGGCATGACAGGATCAAAGAAGGGACGGCCGTGGATATATGGGGCAGATGA
- a CDS encoding glycine--tRNA ligase, which translates to MEVLVSLCKRRGFIFQSSEIYGGINGFWDFGPVGCELKRRIKDSWWKRMVQDREDVVGIDSSIIAHPEIWIASGHVASFNDPMVDCKQCKRRFRLDEIPAADAKKCPECGGDLTDAREFNLMFQTHVGATADGASIAYLRPETCQSIFTQFKNVQVSSRMKVPFGIAQIGKAFRNEITPRNFIFRSREFEQMEMEFFCHAAEADKWYEYWIGERFAWFKSIGVNPERLRLRPHEHHEMAHYAKGCTDVEYEMPFGWSEMEGIANRTNYDLTNHMKHSGKDLTYFDEVLKEKFVPYVIETSVGVDRTALAILSDAYREEEVKGEKRVVMGFHPSIAPVQVGVLPLSAKLKEPAKKLEQELRRGFVSEYDDAGSIGKRYRRHDEIGTPFCLTYDFESENDHAVTVRDRDTMQQERVPMEKVAEYLRDKFVR; encoded by the coding sequence ATGGAAGTTCTGGTGTCGTTGTGCAAGAGGCGGGGCTTCATATTCCAGTCCAGCGAGATCTACGGCGGGATCAACGGATTCTGGGATTTCGGGCCCGTGGGCTGCGAGCTCAAGCGCCGCATCAAGGACTCATGGTGGAAGAGGATGGTCCAGGATCGCGAAGACGTCGTGGGCATCGACTCCTCCATCATCGCGCATCCCGAGATCTGGATCGCTTCGGGCCACGTGGCGAGCTTCAACGATCCGATGGTCGACTGCAAACAGTGCAAGCGCAGATTCCGCCTCGACGAGATACCGGCCGCCGACGCGAAGAAGTGCCCCGAGTGCGGCGGCGATCTGACCGACGCGCGCGAGTTCAACCTCATGTTCCAGACCCACGTGGGCGCCACCGCGGACGGCGCGTCCATCGCGTACCTTCGGCCCGAGACCTGCCAGTCGATATTCACGCAGTTCAAGAACGTGCAGGTGTCGAGCAGGATGAAGGTCCCCTTCGGCATCGCGCAGATCGGCAAGGCCTTCCGCAACGAGATCACGCCGCGCAATTTCATATTCCGCTCGCGCGAGTTCGAGCAGATGGAGATGGAGTTCTTCTGCCACGCGGCCGAGGCCGACAAGTGGTACGAGTACTGGATAGGAGAGCGCTTCGCCTGGTTCAAGTCGATCGGCGTCAATCCCGAGCGGCTCAGGCTCCGCCCGCACGAGCACCACGAGATGGCGCATTACGCCAAGGGGTGCACCGACGTGGAGTATGAGATGCCCTTCGGCTGGTCCGAGATGGAGGGGATCGCCAATCGCACGAACTACGACCTCACGAACCACATGAAGCACTCGGGCAAGGACCTCACGTACTTCGACGAGGTTCTGAAGGAGAAGTTCGTGCCGTACGTCATCGAGACCTCGGTGGGCGTTGACCGCACCGCGCTCGCGATACTCTCCGACGCGTATCGCGAGGAGGAGGTCAAGGGCGAGAAACGCGTGGTCATGGGCTTCCATCCCTCGATCGCACCTGTGCAGGTCGGCGTGCTCCCGCTGTCGGCCAAGCTCAAGGAGCCCGCTAAAAAACTGGAGCAGGAGCTGCGCCGAGGCTTCGTGAGCGAGTACGACGACGCCGGCTCGATAGGGAAGCGCTACCGCCGCCACGACGAGATCGGCACGCCTTTCTGCCTGACCTATGATTTCGAATCTGAGAACGATCACGCCGTCACCGTGCGCGACCGCGACACCATGCAGCAGGAGCGCGTGCCGATGGAGAAAGTCGCGGAATACCTGAGAGACAAATTCGTACGATAG
- the rho gene encoding transcription termination factor Rho — protein MHLNELKGKKIAELLELGNQFNIENAAAMRKQELIFALLQAQTDKNGAIFGEGVLETLPDGFGFLRSPDYNYLPGPDDIYVSPSQIRRFGLRTGDTIAGQIRPPKEGERYFALLKVETINLEAPEKAKEKTIFDNLTPLYPNQRIKLEFDMKNHSTRIMDLFTPIGKGQRALIVSPPRAGKTVLLQNVANAITSNHPEIYMIVLLIDERPEEVTDMERSVKAEVVSSTFDEPAQRHVQVSEMVLEKAKRMVEHGRDVVILLDSITRLARAYNSVVPPSGKILSGGVDSNALHKPKRFFGAARNIEEGGSLTIIGTALIDTGSRMDEVIFEEFKGTGNMEIHLDRKLMEKRIFPCLDINKSGTRKEELLLNEEELGKVWILRKMLQPLNQIDAMEFLLDKVTPCKTNKEFLMSMNQ, from the coding sequence GGAGCTGATCTTCGCGCTCCTGCAGGCGCAGACCGACAAGAACGGCGCCATATTCGGCGAGGGGGTTCTCGAGACCCTGCCGGACGGTTTCGGCTTCCTGCGCTCGCCCGACTACAACTATCTGCCGGGCCCGGACGACATCTACGTCTCCCCCTCGCAGATCCGCCGCTTCGGCCTGCGCACCGGCGATACGATCGCGGGCCAGATCAGGCCGCCGAAGGAGGGCGAGCGTTACTTCGCGCTGCTCAAGGTCGAGACGATAAATCTCGAGGCCCCGGAGAAGGCCAAGGAAAAGACGATCTTCGACAACCTGACCCCGCTCTATCCGAACCAGAGGATCAAGCTCGAGTTCGACATGAAGAACCACTCCACGCGCATCATGGATCTCTTCACCCCGATCGGGAAGGGTCAGCGCGCGCTCATCGTCTCTCCGCCTCGCGCGGGCAAGACGGTGCTCCTGCAGAACGTCGCGAACGCCATCACCTCGAATCACCCCGAGATATACATGATCGTGCTTTTGATCGACGAGCGCCCCGAGGAGGTCACGGATATGGAGCGCTCGGTCAAGGCGGAAGTCGTCTCGTCCACGTTCGACGAGCCGGCGCAGCGCCACGTGCAGGTCTCGGAGATGGTGCTGGAGAAGGCCAAGCGCATGGTCGAGCATGGCAGGGACGTCGTGATCCTGCTCGATTCCATCACGAGGCTCGCCCGCGCCTACAACTCAGTGGTTCCGCCTTCGGGCAAGATCCTCTCCGGCGGCGTGGACTCAAATGCCTTGCACAAGCCCAAGCGCTTCTTCGGCGCCGCGCGCAACATCGAGGAGGGGGGGTCGCTCACCATCATCGGCACCGCGTTGATCGACACGGGCAGCCGCATGGACGAGGTCATCTTCGAGGAGTTCAAGGGCACGGGCAACATGGAGATCCACCTCGACCGCAAGCTCATGGAGAAGCGCATCTTCCCCTGCCTTGATATCAACAAGTCCGGCACGCGCAAGGAAGAGCTCCTGCTCAACGAGGAGGAGCTGGGCAAGGTCTGGATCCTGCGCAAGATGCTCCAACCGCTCAACCAGATCGACGCGATGGAGTTCCTGCTCGACAAGGTCACGCCCTGCAAGACCAACAAGGAATTCCTGATGTCGATGAATCAGTAG